A genomic stretch from Theobroma cacao cultivar B97-61/B2 chromosome 4, Criollo_cocoa_genome_V2, whole genome shotgun sequence includes:
- the LOC18601119 gene encoding short-chain dehydrogenase reductase 2a, with amino-acid sequence MLRSLARQFKFVTSKQLRFYSVDGSGGRLEGKVALITGGASGLGKATAFEFIKNGAQVIIADIDSQTGPQAADDLGPAAQFVQCDVAMESQVAEAVEIAMARHGKLDIMFNNAGVAGQAFPPSIADLDLDEFDRVMRINVRGMMAGIKHAARVMVPAVSGSILCTSSISGLMGGLGPHPYTVAKFTIPGIVKSVASELCRSGVRINCISPAPIPTPMVINQIAQIYQGVPKEKVMEIINGLGELKGAKCEDIDVAKAALYLASDEAKYVTGHNLVVDGGFTSFKNLSFPSP; translated from the exons ATGCTTAGATCCTTAGCCAg GCAGTTCAAGTTTGTTACCAGTAAGCAACTTAGATTTTACTCTGTAGATGGTTCTGGCGGGAG gtTGGAAGGTAAAGTAGCCTTGATAACAGGGGGTGCAAGTGGGCTTGGCAAGGCCACCGCCTTCGAGTTCATAAAAAATGGAGCCCAGGTCATCATTGCAGACATCGATTCTCAAACAGGCCCGCAAGCTGCCGATGACCTGGGCCCTGCAGCACAATTTGTGCAATGTGATGTGGCTATGGAGTCCCAAGTTGCAGAAGCTGTAGAAATTGCCATGGCCCGTCATGGAAAACTTGACATAATGTTCAACAACGCCGGTGTAGCAGGTCAGGCGTTTCCCCCCAGCATTGCGGACCTCGACCTGGATGAATTTGACAGGGTGATGCGGATCAACGTCCGAGGCATGATGGCGGGGATAAAGCATGCAGCCCGAGTGATGGTTCCCGCTGTCTCGGGCTCCATTCTTTGCACATCGAGTATTAGTGGCCTGATGGGTGGGCTGGGTCCCCATCCATACACAGTAGCAAAATTCACAATCCCCGGAATTGTAAAGTCTGTAGCTAGTGAGTTATGCCGAAGTGGCGTGAGGATCAACTGCATTTCACCAGCTCCCATCCCAACTCCAATGGTGATAAATCAAATAGCTCAGATTTACCAGGGTGTTCCCAAAGAGAAGGTAATGGAGATTATCAATGGGCTAGGGGAGCTGAAAGGAGCCAAATGCGAGGACATAGATGTGGCGAAGGCTGCACTGTACTTGGCCTCGGATGAAGCAAAGTACGTAACAGGTCATAACTTGGTTGTTGATGGAGGTTTCACCAGCTTCAAGAACCTTAGCTTCCCATCTCCCTGA
- the LOC18601120 gene encoding transcription factor ICE1: protein MVLGANGIVWMDGEEEEDAVSSWTRNNNNNNSSSNNEIETKEEDLTMSGASLSTFKSMLDADWYMNQDLQIRELGFCSTQVDNNLLLHQPIDSSASCSPSQAFTLDPSQSHPFLPPKSCFSSLLNVSCSNPFDNAFDFASETAFLGHFQPNQVPNLMGFPQTQMGTPEFSSSSEFQGTRLFTGTENASALSGGFSAGGFEGFDGSANALFVNRAKILKPLEVFPSVGAQPTLFQKRAAMRQGSGGADKLGNLDVSGLRFGGEASDGKRKRHEEGDIEEASIDVSGLNYDSDERNDDCKVEESVKNGGCNSNATSTVTGGGDQKGKKKGMPAKNLMAERRRRKKLNDRLYMLRSVVPKISKMDRASILGDAIDYLKELLQRINDLHNELESSPPGSLMPPSSSFHPLTPTPPTLPCRVKEELCPSSLPSPKSQPAKVEVRVREGRAVNIHMFCARRPGLLLSTMRALDNLGLDIQQAVISCFNGFALDVFRAEQCREGQDVLPEQIKAVLLDSAGFHGIM, encoded by the exons ATGGTCCTTGGAGCTAACGGCATCGTTTGGATGGATGGAGAAGAGGAAGAGGATGCAGTTTCTTCTTGGACCagaaacaacaacaacaacaacagtAGCAGCAATAACGAAATAGAGACTAAAGAAGAGGACTTGACTATGTCGGGTGCTTCTCTTTCCACCTTCAAATCCATGCTTGATGCTGATTGGTACATGAACCAGGATCTTCAAATCAGAGAGCTTGGTTTCTGCTCCACCCAGGTTGATAACAATCTCCTTCTTCACCAGCCAATTGATTCCTCGGCTTCTTGTTCTCCCTCACAGGCCTTCACGCTTGACCCTTCACAGTCACACCCTTTCTTGCCTCCGAAATCAtgcttctcttctcttctcaaTGTTTCCTGCAGCAACCCTTTTGATAATGCCTTCGATTTCGCCTCCGAAACGGCCTTTCTCGGTCATTTTCAGCCGAATCAAGTCCCGAATTTGATGGGTTTTCCTCAGACTCAAATGGGTACTCCTGAGTTCAGTTCGAGCTCCGAGTTTCAAGGTACAAGGCTGTTCACAGGAACTGAAAATGCTTCTGCTTTGAGTGGCGGGTTTAGTGCTGGTGGTTTTGAGGGTTTTGATGGATCAGCGAATGCTCTGTTTGTGAACAGAGCAAAGATTTTGAAGCCTCTCGAAGTTTTCCCTTCAGTTGGTGCTCAACCAACTTTGTTTCAGAAGCGAGCAGCGATGCGGCAGGGCTCTGGTGGGGCTGACAAATTGGGGAATTTGGATGTTTCAGGACTGAGATTTGGAGGGGAAGCGTCGGACGGAAAGAGGAAGAGGCATGAGGAGGGGGACATTGAGGAAGCCAGCATCGATGTATCGGGTTTAAATTATGATTCTGATGAGAGGAATGATGATTGCAAAGTGGAGGAGAGTGTGAAGAACGGTGGTTGCAATTCAAATGCAACTAGTACGGTCACTGGTGGTGGGGATCAGAAGGGGAAGAAGAAAGGGATGCCGGCGAAAAATCTGATGGCCGAGAGGCGGAGGAGGAAAAAGCTCAACGATAGGCTTTACATGCTTAGGTCTGTTGTGCCTAAGATTAGCAAG ATGGATAGGGCTTCCATACTCGGGGACGCCATTGATTACTTGAAGGAGCTTCTACAAAGGATCAATGATCTCCATAACGAACTTGAATCCAGCCCACCTGGCTCTTTGATGCCAccatcttcaagcttccacCCGTTGACACCCACTCCACCTACCCTTCCATGTCGTGTCAAGGAAGAACTATGCCCAAGCTCATTGCCCAGCCCTAAAAGCCAGCCTGCAAAG GTGGAGGTTAGGGTAAGGGAAGGAAGGGCTGTCAACATTCACATGTTTTGTGCTCGTAGGCCTGGTCTCTTGCTCTCCACTATGAGAGCTCTGGACAACCTTGGGTTGGATATACAGCAAGCTGTAATCAGCTGTTTCAATGGGTTTGCACTGGATGTTTTCCGAGCTGAG CAATGCAGGGAAGGCCAGGATGTATTGCCCGAGCAAATCAAGGCAGTACTTTTGGATTCCGCAGGCTTCCATGGTATAATGTGA
- the LOC18601121 gene encoding aspartokinase 2, chloroplastic isoform X2: protein MAACSLQSSGVETAPSHLFPKQRSLPCRSALPSQLNFAAFRSSSSSNLCWNLRHCCKSRVFKVSCQGGNVGVIERNEIEEAGSGEADNQLTCVMKFGGSSVASAERMREVADLILSFPNERPVIVLSAMGKTTNKLLLAGEKAVSCGVTNVDTIEELSFIKELHYRTTDELGVDRSIVDGHLEELEQLLKGIAMMKELTLRTKDYLVSFGECMSTRIFAAYLNKIGVKARQYDAFEVGFITTDDFTNADILEATYPAVAKRLNDDWISDPAIPIVTGFLGKGWRSCAITTLGRGGSDLTATTIGKALGLREIQVWKDVDGVLTCDPNIYPCAEPVPYLTFEEAAELAYFGAQVLHPQSMRPAREGDIPVRVKNSYNPNAPGTLITRFRDMSKAVLTSIVLKRNVTMLDIVSTRMLGQFGFLAKVFSIFEDLGISVDVVATSEVSISLTLDPSKLWSRELIQQELDHVVEELEKIAVVNLLQHRSIISLIGNVQRSSLILEKAFRVLRTNGVNVQMISQGASKVNISLIVHDDEAEQCVRALHSAFFESDLSELHQCGSANGSAN, encoded by the exons ATGGCGGCTTGTTCGTTGCAATCTTCTGGTGTGGAAACGGCTCCGTCTCATCTTTTTCCGAAGCAGAGGTCTTTACCGTGCCGATCGGCATTGCCGAGTCAGCTCAATTTTGCTGCATTTCGGTCTTCCAGTTCTTCAAACTTATGTTGGAATCTAAGACATTGTTGCAAAAGTAGAGTTTTTAAAGTTAGTTGCCAAGGAGGAAATGTGGGTGTGATTGAAAGGAATGAGATTGAGGAAGCAGGTTCCGGAGAAGCAGATAATCAATTGACGTGTGTAATGAAGTTCGGTGGATCATCTGTGGCTTCCGCCGAGCGAATGCGAGAGGTTGCTGACCTTATACTTAGTTTCCCCAATGAAAGGCCAGTCATTGTCCTTTCTGCTATGGGAAAGACGACCAATAAGCTTTTGCTG GCTGGAGAAAAGGCAGTTAGCTGTGGCGTCACTAATGTAGATACTATTGAAGAGTTGAGCTTTATAAAAGAGCTGCATTATAG GACGACAGATGAGCTTGGAGTGGACAGGTCTATTGTTGATG GACACCTAGAAGAATTGGAGCAGCTCTTAAAGGGAATTGCTATGATGAAAGAGTTAACATTACGAACCAAAGACTATTTAGTTTCATTTGGCGAGTGCATGTCTACGAGGATTTTTGCGgcatatttgaataaaattggTGTTAAGGCCCGCCAA TATGATGCCTTCGAAGTTGGTTTCATTACCACTGATGACTTCACCAATGCGGATATTCTGGAAGCAACTTACCCAGCTGTTGCAAAAAGGTTAAATGATGATTGGATCAGTGATCCTGCAATCCCAATTGTCACTGGTTTCCTTGGAAAG GGCTGGAGATCTTGTGCAATTACTACATTAGGTAGGGGTGGGAGTGATTTGACAGCCACAACCATTGGAAAAGCTTTGGGGTTGCGAGAAATTCAG GTATGGAAAGATGTTGATGGAGTTTTGACCTGTGATCCTAACATATATCCATGTGCAGAACCTGTCCCATATCTAACATTTGAAGAGGCTGCTGAACTTGCTTATTTTGGTGCTCAG GTTCTGCATCCACAATCCATGAGACCAGCTAGAGAGGGTGATATTCCTGTTAGGGTTAAAAATTCTTACAATCCTAATGCTCCAGGAACTCTTATCACCAGGTTTAGAGATATGAGTAAG GCAGTGCTCACcagcattgttttgaaacggAATGTGACCATGTTGGATATTGTCAGCACACGCATGCTTGGTCAATTTGGCTTTCTTGCAAAG GTCTTTTCGATCTTTGAAGATTTAGGTATCTCAGTAGATGTTGTAGCTACTAGTGAAGTCAGTATTTCCTTGACTTTGGATCCATCAAAACTTTGGAGCAGAGAGTTAATTCAGCAG GAACTTGACCATGTTGTCGAAGAACTTGAGAAAATTGCTGTTGTCAATCTGCTTCAGCATCGATCCATCATTTCTCTCATTGGGAACGTCCAGAGATCCTCACTTATATTGGAGAAG GCATTTCGTGTTCTTAGGACCAATGGAGTCAATGTTCAAATGATCTCTCAGGGTGCATCTAAG GTTAATATATCCTTGATTGTACACGACGATGAAGCAGAGCAGTGTGTCAGGGCTCTTCATTCAGCATTCTTTGAAAGTGATCTCTCCGAATTACATCAATGTGGTTCTGCAAATGGTTCTGCCAATTGA
- the LOC18601121 gene encoding aspartokinase 2, chloroplastic isoform X1, with amino-acid sequence MAACSLQSSGVETAPSHLFPKQRSLPCRSALPSQLNFAAFRSSSSSNLCWNLRHCCKSRVFKVSCQGGNVGVIERNEIEEAGSGEADNQLTCVMKFGGSSVASAERMREVADLILSFPNERPVIVLSAMGKTTNKLLLAGEKAVSCGVTNVDTIEELSFIKELHYRTTDELGVDRSIVDGHLEELEQLLKGIAMMKELTLRTKDYLVSFGECMSTRIFAAYLNKIGVKARQYDAFEVGFITTDDFTNADILEATYPAVAKRLNDDWISDPAIPIVTGFLGKGWRSCAITTLGRGGSDLTATTIGKALGLREIQVWKDVDGVLTCDPNIYPCAEPVPYLTFEEAAELAYFGAQVLHPQSMRPAREGDIPVRVKNSYNPNAPGTLITRFRDMSKAVLTSIVLKRNVTMLDIVSTRMLGQFGFLAKVFSIFEDLGISVDVVATSEVSISLTLDPSKLWSRELIQQASELDHVVEELEKIAVVNLLQHRSIISLIGNVQRSSLILEKAFRVLRTNGVNVQMISQGASKVNISLIVHDDEAEQCVRALHSAFFESDLSELHQCGSANGSAN; translated from the exons ATGGCGGCTTGTTCGTTGCAATCTTCTGGTGTGGAAACGGCTCCGTCTCATCTTTTTCCGAAGCAGAGGTCTTTACCGTGCCGATCGGCATTGCCGAGTCAGCTCAATTTTGCTGCATTTCGGTCTTCCAGTTCTTCAAACTTATGTTGGAATCTAAGACATTGTTGCAAAAGTAGAGTTTTTAAAGTTAGTTGCCAAGGAGGAAATGTGGGTGTGATTGAAAGGAATGAGATTGAGGAAGCAGGTTCCGGAGAAGCAGATAATCAATTGACGTGTGTAATGAAGTTCGGTGGATCATCTGTGGCTTCCGCCGAGCGAATGCGAGAGGTTGCTGACCTTATACTTAGTTTCCCCAATGAAAGGCCAGTCATTGTCCTTTCTGCTATGGGAAAGACGACCAATAAGCTTTTGCTG GCTGGAGAAAAGGCAGTTAGCTGTGGCGTCACTAATGTAGATACTATTGAAGAGTTGAGCTTTATAAAAGAGCTGCATTATAG GACGACAGATGAGCTTGGAGTGGACAGGTCTATTGTTGATG GACACCTAGAAGAATTGGAGCAGCTCTTAAAGGGAATTGCTATGATGAAAGAGTTAACATTACGAACCAAAGACTATTTAGTTTCATTTGGCGAGTGCATGTCTACGAGGATTTTTGCGgcatatttgaataaaattggTGTTAAGGCCCGCCAA TATGATGCCTTCGAAGTTGGTTTCATTACCACTGATGACTTCACCAATGCGGATATTCTGGAAGCAACTTACCCAGCTGTTGCAAAAAGGTTAAATGATGATTGGATCAGTGATCCTGCAATCCCAATTGTCACTGGTTTCCTTGGAAAG GGCTGGAGATCTTGTGCAATTACTACATTAGGTAGGGGTGGGAGTGATTTGACAGCCACAACCATTGGAAAAGCTTTGGGGTTGCGAGAAATTCAG GTATGGAAAGATGTTGATGGAGTTTTGACCTGTGATCCTAACATATATCCATGTGCAGAACCTGTCCCATATCTAACATTTGAAGAGGCTGCTGAACTTGCTTATTTTGGTGCTCAG GTTCTGCATCCACAATCCATGAGACCAGCTAGAGAGGGTGATATTCCTGTTAGGGTTAAAAATTCTTACAATCCTAATGCTCCAGGAACTCTTATCACCAGGTTTAGAGATATGAGTAAG GCAGTGCTCACcagcattgttttgaaacggAATGTGACCATGTTGGATATTGTCAGCACACGCATGCTTGGTCAATTTGGCTTTCTTGCAAAG GTCTTTTCGATCTTTGAAGATTTAGGTATCTCAGTAGATGTTGTAGCTACTAGTGAAGTCAGTATTTCCTTGACTTTGGATCCATCAAAACTTTGGAGCAGAGAGTTAATTCAGCAGGCAAGC GAACTTGACCATGTTGTCGAAGAACTTGAGAAAATTGCTGTTGTCAATCTGCTTCAGCATCGATCCATCATTTCTCTCATTGGGAACGTCCAGAGATCCTCACTTATATTGGAGAAG GCATTTCGTGTTCTTAGGACCAATGGAGTCAATGTTCAAATGATCTCTCAGGGTGCATCTAAG GTTAATATATCCTTGATTGTACACGACGATGAAGCAGAGCAGTGTGTCAGGGCTCTTCATTCAGCATTCTTTGAAAGTGATCTCTCCGAATTACATCAATGTGGTTCTGCAAATGGTTCTGCCAATTGA
- the LOC18601123 gene encoding nucleolar protein 58 yields MACTIDFRRLDEGFGGKTYKRKRQESQITASSNDDAAAAVATSMDVDDSCRRPAKRSALPSSDDPDKPTFGRPTYDGVIAGKVSGRNWKQTRKQRASAKHVSVKRTTFEERDRQKEIKRAYKERMNELKEEIRQNKIEKRKKREEREKKKKENILRSGTKFQKITNPNTLKKIAKSKQKKLLQVVPDEFVNKKKK; encoded by the coding sequence ATGGCTTGCACAATAGATTTCCGCCGCCTAGATGAAGGCTTCGGCGGCAAAACTTACAAACGAAAGCGCCAAGAATCGCAAATTACCGCCAGCAGCAACGATGATGCTGCCGCCGCCGTGGCTACGTCCATGGACGTCGACGATTCTTGTCGCCGACCCGCGAAGCGCTCTGCGTTGCCTTCCTCCGATGACCCCGACAAACCCACCTTCGGTCGACCCACCTACGACGGCGTGATTGCGGGAAAGGTGTCGGGTCGGAACTGGAAGCAGACACGAAAGCAGCGTGCTTCCGCGAAGCACGTGAGTGTAAAGCGGACGACTTTCGAGGAAAGAGATAGGCAGAAGGAGATAAAGAGAGCTTACAAGGAGAGGATGAATGAGTTGAAGGAAGAGATTAGGCAAAACAAGAttgagaagagaaagaagagagaggagagggagaagaagaagaaagagaacaTTTTGAGGTCTGGGACTAAGTTTCAGAAGATTACCAATCCCAATACTTTGAAGAAGATTGCCAAGTCCAAGCAGAAGAAGTTGCTTCAAGTTGTCCCTGATGAATTTgttaacaagaaaaagaagtaa
- the LOC18601124 gene encoding uncharacterized protein LOC18601124 → MFGSAIRYFSTKPKPKMKPIELKTPPEQTQTITRVIFDILKEHGPLTVGDTWERVKEVGLRGLTSKRHMKIVLRWMRERQKLRLICNHVGPHKQFLYTTWFTKSNIGQARPVKNSSATSLPVNNSSSPKSP, encoded by the exons ATGTTTGGGAGTGCGATTCGATACTTTTCGACAAAACCCAAGCCGAAAATGAAGCCAATCGAGCTCAAAACGCCACCAGAGCAAACGCAGACCATAACCAGAGTTATCTTCGACATTCTCAAGGAGCATGGCCCCCTCACTGTAGGTGATACTTGGGAACGGGTCAAG GAGGTTGGATTGAGAGGGCTGACAAGCAAGAGGCATATGAAGATAGTGCTGAGATGGATGAGGGAGAGACAGAAGCTTAGGCTAATATGCAACCATGTCGGGCCTCACAAACAATTTCTGTATACAACTTGGTTCACTAAATCCAACATCGGGCAGGCAAGACCAGTGAAAAATTCTTCAGCAACTAGTTTGCCTGTCAATAATTCTTCAAGTCCAAAATCGCCTTGA
- the LOC18601125 gene encoding putative pentatricopeptide repeat-containing protein At2g01510, with product MRPYRPSIALKNVASLALSQPPNSLRHVETLVDARSIKTGFDRNTCRSNFMVESILKQGNLWEARQLFDQMPNRNTVSTNMMISGYVKSGDLLRARQMFDAMLDRTAVTWTILIGGYSQKNQFREAFKLFAEMRRRDTEPDYVTFATLLSGCNDAGVDKEFIQVHACVVKLGYESSLMICNSLVDSYCKTNHLDLACRVFNEMPERDSVSINALITGFSKDGLYEDAISLFLEMQNFGYKPSDFTFAGVLSAGIGLNALAFGKQIHGLLVKTGFVWNVFVANALLDFYSKHDCLVEARRFFDEMPNLDGISYNVIITCYAWFGEHEEAVRLFRELQFTRFNQRQFPFATMLSIAANTLDLQMGQQIHSLAIVTTADSELLVGNSLVDMYAKCGRFEEAETIFRSLAHRSTVPWTALISGYVQKGFHEEGLNLFNEMHKAGVRADQATFASILKASANLASLSLGKQLHSFVIRTGFMSNVFSGSALLDMYAKCGSIKDAIQLFRDMPERNIVSWNALISAYAQNGDGEATLDSFEKMVQSGFQPDSVSFLSVLSACSHCGLVQEGLRYFRSMTQSHKLVPKKEHYASMVDMFCRSGQFNEAEKLMAEMAFDPDEIMWSSVLNSCRIHKNEELARKAADQLFRMEVLRDAAAYVSMSNIYAAAGQWDNVGKIKKAMRERGIRKVPAYSWVEIRHKVHVFSANDMLHPQREEIRKKIDMLSEQMEKEGYKPDTGCALHDVDEKIKIGTLKYHSERLAIAFALISTPEGSPILVMKNLRACTDCHAAIKVISKIVGREITVRDSSRFHHFKDGICSCGDYW from the coding sequence ATGAGACCGTACAGACCGAGCATTGCACTCAAAAACGTCGCTTCCCTTGCCCTCTCGCAACCTCCGAACTCGCTGCGACATGTCGAAACTTTGGTCGACGCCCGAAGCATCAAAACGGGTTTTGATCGAAACACATGTCGCTCCAATTTTATGGTCGAAAGTATCCTCAAACAGGGCAACCTGTGGGAGGCACGTCAACTGTTTGACCAGATGCCAAACAGGAACACTGTCTCGACCAACATGATGATTTCGGGGTATGTGAAATCAGGCGATCTTTTGAGGGCTAGACAAATGTTTGATGCCATGCTTGATCGGACTGCGGTTACGTGGACCATTTTGATTGGCGGCTACTCGCAGAAGAATCAGTTCCGCGAAGCGTTTAAGCTTTTTGCAGAGATGCGAAGGCGTGATACGGAGCCTGATTATGTGACTTTTGCTACCCTTTTGTCAGGTTGCAATGATGCTGGTGTGGACAAGGAATTCATCCAAGTTCATGCTTGTGTTGTTAAGTTGGGGTACGAGTCGAGTCTCATGATCTGCAATTCGTTGGTTGATTCTTACTGCAAAACGAATCACCTTGATTTGGCTTGTCGGGTTTTTAATGAGATGCCTGAAAGAGATTCTGTTTCTATTAATGCATTGATCACAGGGTTCTCAAAAGATGGTCTATATGAAGATGCAATATCCCTTTTTCTGGAGATGCAAAATTTTGGTTACAAGCCTTCTGATTTCACTTTTGCAGGAGTTTTAAGTGCTGGTATTGGATTAAATGCTTTAGCCTTTGGCAAACAAATTCATGGTTTATTGGTGAAGACTGGGTTTGTTTGGAATGTGTTTGTGGCGAATgcattgcttgatttttactCGAAGCATGACTGTCTAGTTGAAGCTAGGAGATTTTTTGATGAGATGCCAAACTTGGATGGCATCTCTTACAATGTGATCATCACATGCTATGCGTGGTTTGGGGAACATGAAGAAGCTGTCAGACTTTTTCGTGAATTACAGTTTACGCGGTTTAATCAGAGGCAATTCCCATTTGCAACCATGTTGAGTATAGCAGCAAATACACTAGACCTGCAAATGGGGCAGCAAATTCATTCCCTAGCTATTGTGACTACAGCTGATTCAGAACTTCTGGTTGGAAATTCTTTAGTTGACATGTATGCTAAATGCGGCAGATTTGAGGAAGCTGAAACGATATTCAGGAGTCTGGCCCATAGAAGCACCGTTCCATGGACAGCCCTGATCTCAGGTTATGTTCAGAAAGGATTCCATGAGGAGGGCCTGAATCTGTTCAATGAGATGCACAAAGCTGGTGTAAGAGCAGATCAGGCCACATTTGCTAGCATCTTAAAGGCATCTGCAAATTTGGCTTCACTATCACTGGGGAAACAGCTTCACTCATTTGTAATTAGAACAGGTTTCATGTCAAATGTTTTTTCAGGAAGCGCACTTCTGGATATGTATGCAAAATGTGGTTCCATAAAAGATGCCATTCAACTATTTCGGGACATGCCTGAAAGGAATATAGTCTCTTGGAACGCCTTGATCTCAGCCTATGCTCAAAATGGTGATGGTGAAGCCACCCTTGACTCATTTGAAAAGATGGTTCAGTCAGGTTTCCAGCCAGATTCTGTTAGCTTCCTCAGTGTTTTGTCCGCGTGCAGTCATTGTGGGCTTGTTCAAGAAGGATTAAGATATTTCAGATCCATGACTCAAAGCCATAAACTTGTTCCAAAGAAAGAACATTATGCATCCATGGTCGATATGTTTTGCCGGAGTGGACAATTTAATGAAGCAGAGAAGTTGATGGCCGAAATGGCATTTGATCCTGATGAGATTATGTGGTCATCGGTTCTAAATTCTTGTAGGATTCATAAGAACGAAGAACTGGCTAGGAAAGCGGCAGACCAGCTTTTCAGAATGGAGGTGCTTAGAGATGCTGCTGCATATGTCAGCATGTCTAATATCTATGCAGCAGCCGGCCAGTGGGACAATGTTGGGAAGATAAAGAAGGCAATGAGGGAGCGTGGAATTAGAAAGGTTCCAGCTTATAGCTGGGTTGAAATAAGACACAAGGTCCATGTGTTCTCAGCAAATGATATGTTACATCCCCAAAGGGAGGAAATTCGGAAAAAGATTGATATGTTGTCAGAACAGATGGAAAAGGAAGGTTACAAGCCTGATACAGGCTGTGCCCTTCACGATGTTGATGAGAAAATCAAAATTGGGACTCTTAAGTACCACAGTGAGCGGCTAGCAATTGCATTTGCGCTGATCAGTACACCTGAAGGGTCGCCAATACTGGTGATGAAGAACTTACGGGCATGCACAGACTGCCATGCTGCAATCAAGGTAATATCAAAAATAGTTGGTAGGGAAATTACAGTGAGGGATTCAAGCAGGTTCCATCATTTTAAGGATGGCATCTGCTCTTGTGGGGACTATTGGTGA
- the LOC18601126 gene encoding light-regulated protein has translation MQAVLSIAPAPFLPTFSAPSKVSSSPRLGCSIAPRRVSIEATATTYDTSTVDYSSMLSVFPAEACETIGGDACRADIYPEVKLQPEARNDSPRTATELIDREYLEYNDAKTVFCAEACDDLGGEFCSQEYQRGVY, from the exons ATGCAGGCAGTTTTGAGCATTGCACCAGCACCCTTTCTCCCTACTTTCTCAGCTCCCTCCAAAGTGAGTTCCTCTCCAAGGTTGGGATGCTCCATTGCTCCCCGTCGCGTTTCGATCGAAGCAACCGCCACCACCTACGACACTTCCACAGTTGACTACAGCTCTATGCTCTC TGTGTTTCCAGCAGAGGCATGTGAGACAATCGGTGGAGATGCGTGCCGGGCAGACATATACCCTGAAGTAAAGCTACAACCAGAGGCCAGAAACGACTCTCCCAGGACCGCAACCGAGTTGATTGACAGAGAATATCTCGAGTACAACGATGCAAAAAC GGTTTTCTGTGCTGAGGCTTGCGATGATCTGGGTGGAGAATTCTGCAGCCAGGAGTATCAAAGAGGAGTGTATTAG